One Besnoitia besnoiti strain Bb-Ger1 chromosome VIII, whole genome shotgun sequence DNA segment encodes these proteins:
- a CDS encoding putative 50S ribosomal protein L23 (encoded by transcript BESB_085090), with translation MALFLSAARFTPPKTPRNVFFPWQVFSVHRTGAFLERRRIALKVPVNLTKFEIQSYLEKIYGARVLKVSTLIVVPRRRRDLFGPKPSMRYYRVGCTFKKAIVTLEDGVPDAVKMLRSSIELAKNPDITKHNVTHSARVREFRPPSQSQRWEMGESKYAWRLPIPNLLAGDDMQLNPSLRIDESTTQMFPDFTKPFFHNAHFKFSWKPEEVPQQASVKLDITPWRRRVERMHGQTNALPSAGDGAAPSPSLPPLQTSK, from the exons ATGGCGCTGTTCCTCTCGGCTGCGCGCTTCACGCCCCCCAAGACGCCGCG GAACGTTTTTTTTCCCTGGCAAGTGTTTAGTGTGCATCGGACGGGCGCCTTTTtggagcgccggcgcatcgCGCTGAAAGTCCCCGTGAACCTGACAAAGTTCGAGATTCAGAGTTACTTGGAGAAGATTtacggcgcgcgcgtcctcaaGGTCTCTACGCTCATCGTCGtgccgagaagaagacgcgaccTCTTCGGACCGAAACCCTCCA TGCGTTACTATCGCGTTGGCTGCACGTTCAAGAAAGCGATTGTGACGTTGGAGGATGGCGTTCCCGACGCCGTGAAGATGCTTCGCTCCTCAATTGAGCTCGCGAAGAATCCGGACATCACCAAGCACAACGTGACGCActctgcgcgcgtccgcgagtTCAGGCCACCGAGCCAGAGTCAGCGCTGGGAGATGGGCGAGTCCAAGTACGCGTGGCGCCTTCCGATCCCCAACTTGCTCGCAG GCGACGACATGCAGTTGAATCCTTCGCTGCGGATCGACGAGAGTACGACGCAGATGTTCCCGGACTTCACAAAGCCCTTCTTCCACAACGCGCACTTCAAGTTCTCTTGGAAGCCTGAGGAAGTCCCCCAGCAGGCCTCCGTCAAGCTCGACATTACcccgtggcgccgccgcgtcgagcgcATGCACGGGCAAACGAACGCACTtccctctgcaggcgacggagCTGCACCAAGCCCCTCACTCCCACCCTTGCAGACCTCCAAATAA